A part of Solibacillus sp. FSL H8-0538 genomic DNA contains:
- a CDS encoding S-layer homology domain-containing protein, with protein sequence MSKNKKLIVATLLAVPAAVVVVDEVRVSAEQAVQEGIVVVPGNFPQIETSSISTFNTGTTLTVTDVATLKPLLKAEMENFNKNITIKYTKSPAGTPIANEGEIYNLVNGAITEIFSDLYTQPDPKSDQSLEGIFNGYKYTYRYENNVATIQLSMNYLTNSSDNKTAENMIYTQFSGYTVKSSLEKIKLAHDYIIKLGTYSNNVVNGKFPNAVHTLLTTGNGSAHAYSLLAYKAARIMGVEVRHVTGRLNGALHSWNIVKMEDNKWYYWDVLLDDLLSLTSNGNEQISYKHFLTNSGTYTAETIHTLEIVDGGTIYNDEFQKFNSSVHVGSVVYFSNLSDDKLRKHDLTNGLTTGLSLPISTDQADLQVKFLQQFNGWLYFINLADQQIYKIKLDGTDLTSITSESVTELQIIEGELKYKTTNGLSKSMVLNGSTDEVVEAVKAIINALDADSVALEIIKARLVFEALTLQQKIDVGDISKLTNLEVTDFYNGLNLVMQEIEKLNIYLPNYRELISRIDELINNLTASEKNKIANIDKLTTIRNQVSVDEGVVSTWQTKVEKLQTNLSYTGVEQARAQYNAMTPSQKNRENATGNWNSRLIALEATVKADKEEAQKIQYAISGLNENSVSFILDTERIQGEYDDLDNLQKQYIGSATIANAVSKATNHKETAIAFLDKLYGWIQLTNPITQTTPTITQIERARSEYYNFLPAIRGYIDIKGISYTATGESVAKPILSTFKINMHLYAGMDQDVINVVKLIELLNSENISELAFRTANEAYIALKTKDYDKQGNVPAHLVTKLNTIAQDIIDSTTAALNWNNLAITLTDDNYATYLLQLTTDYAALSTYGKSLINSKAKAKYDLYIAKSAALDVVAEIEALGESPDGTATNTARAHFEALSDEGKVFVTNISKLEFAEANIVTKEIMDDLNEIIPAAPALTDFDYLRTKYNDLTEGAQEKVSSEAIKRLELYEAAYVDNEISKLTEISTIAAVNAVRKLVEELTDGARGELKNLQKLEQIEAIIVNPNERIAAKAVDEEILRLYEKIETVTREELDILLDMYVAIGVTAQGYVKEKANLAKIKAAVEAREADAEAEKERIDALKEKAKPVINLITALSDHSTKEKLAEVRAAYEALDANVKPYVTNLEKLVELERKITEKEAEELAKEQALVVENQINALSDRSTLEEVKKVKAAYDALSEQAKGQVSASAVSKLTSLLASKETEYKDTHEKAQAEAKVVFDRIAKIKTSTSTKELQSIRRAYEALTDLAKTYVTNIARLAEFEAYQKYQETVVAAAKKEAAAFDAYMVNLNRNSTTQEIAKARAYYNMLSAEAKKHATAYSKLVHLETMWSDPDYINLYINYYPYYTEQKPSGGIEVTPPKFDPLYIPDAVATVDLDQGELLMDYRNGGYTATVFESDVAKLDKQKLILTASSNIELSLPIKDLKALKEMPVTVATTLSYKSVTISFTEGYAPKTFSDFVEIKVPVSELSTTESAMIYRKLANGTLEAVTYQIRNDAFIIKTKTGGTFVAEAKSTATGASGYNDTRSNANSQYINELAKRSIVSGASGSNYYPNQNITRGDFAIMVARAANLTSTSSSNLTDVRNTENANLIQALVDTNIMVGINDKRFNMNGTVTREQAAVVFARLFRHLNMDVALMKNEQQASFTDIKNLSYESRNSIALMELLDIFEGNSTNTFNPNDQLTRAQMAKLLYKAMEVAELI encoded by the coding sequence ATGAGTAAAAATAAAAAACTAATCGTCGCAACATTACTGGCTGTTCCGGCAGCGGTGGTTGTAGTGGATGAAGTGAGGGTAAGTGCAGAACAGGCCGTACAAGAAGGAATAGTAGTTGTACCTGGTAACTTCCCGCAAATTGAAACGAGTAGTATTAGTACTTTTAATACTGGGACGACATTGACAGTAACAGATGTTGCAACATTAAAACCGCTATTAAAAGCGGAAATGGAGAACTTTAACAAAAATATAACAATTAAATATACAAAATCTCCAGCAGGGACACCTATTGCGAATGAGGGAGAAATCTATAATTTAGTTAATGGTGCTATTACAGAGATTTTTAGTGATTTATATACACAACCAGATCCAAAATCAGATCAAAGCTTAGAGGGCATTTTCAACGGTTATAAATATACGTACCGTTATGAAAATAATGTTGCGACGATTCAATTGAGCATGAACTATTTGACGAATAGTAGTGATAATAAAACAGCAGAAAATATGATTTACACACAATTCAGTGGCTATACTGTTAAATCATCATTAGAAAAGATTAAACTAGCTCACGATTATATTATCAAGCTTGGCACATATTCTAATAATGTAGTAAATGGAAAATTTCCAAATGCCGTACATACATTATTGACAACTGGAAATGGAAGTGCACATGCGTATTCATTGCTTGCATATAAAGCTGCAAGAATAATGGGGGTAGAAGTTCGTCATGTTACAGGACGTTTAAATGGTGCGCTACATTCGTGGAATATTGTAAAAATGGAAGATAATAAATGGTATTATTGGGATGTTTTATTGGATGACTTATTAAGTTTAACGTCTAATGGTAATGAGCAAATTTCGTATAAACACTTTTTAACTAATAGTGGTACTTATACTGCTGAAACAATTCATACTCTCGAAATCGTTGATGGGGGAACTATTTATAATGATGAATTCCAAAAATTTAATTCCTCTGTGCACGTAGGCTCGGTCGTGTATTTTTCAAATTTATCGGATGATAAATTGAGAAAGCATGATTTAACAAATGGTTTAACTACGGGTTTAAGTTTGCCAATCAGTACAGACCAAGCTGATTTACAGGTGAAATTTCTCCAACAATTTAATGGGTGGCTATATTTTATTAATTTAGCAGACCAACAAATTTATAAAATTAAATTAGATGGTACGGATTTAACTTCGATTACATCTGAATCCGTTACAGAATTACAAATCATTGAAGGAGAATTAAAGTATAAGACAACTAATGGTCTTTCTAAATCAATGGTGTTAAACGGTTCAACTGATGAAGTAGTTGAAGCAGTAAAAGCAATAATTAACGCATTAGATGCTGATTCTGTAGCACTAGAAATTATTAAAGCTCGATTAGTATTTGAAGCATTAACATTACAACAAAAAATTGATGTTGGGGATATAAGCAAGCTTACTAATCTTGAAGTAACAGATTTCTATAATGGCCTGAATTTAGTAATGCAAGAAATCGAAAAATTAAATATTTATTTACCTAATTATAGAGAGTTAATTAGTAGAATTGACGAATTAATTAATAATTTAACGGCAAGTGAAAAAAATAAAATAGCAAACATCGATAAATTAACAACAATTAGAAACCAAGTAAGTGTAGATGAAGGTGTTGTGTCAACATGGCAAACTAAAGTAGAAAAATTACAGACGAATTTATCATATACTGGGGTAGAGCAAGCAAGAGCCCAATATAATGCAATGACACCATCACAAAAAAATCGTGAAAACGCGACGGGAAATTGGAATTCTCGATTAATAGCATTAGAAGCGACAGTGAAAGCTGATAAAGAAGAAGCGCAAAAAATACAATATGCTATCAGTGGGTTAAATGAAAACTCAGTATCGTTTATTTTAGATACCGAACGTATACAAGGTGAGTATGATGATCTTGATAATCTTCAAAAACAATATATAGGAAGCGCAACAATTGCTAATGCTGTATCTAAGGCAACAAATCATAAGGAAACAGCAATTGCATTTTTAGATAAATTATATGGATGGATTCAATTAACAAACCCAATAACGCAAACAACGCCAACTATTACACAAATTGAAAGAGCCCGCAGTGAGTATTACAATTTCTTACCAGCTATTAGAGGTTATATTGATATCAAAGGTATAAGCTATACAGCTACCGGTGAATCAGTAGCCAAACCGATTTTAAGTACATTTAAAATCAACATGCACCTTTATGCAGGGATGGATCAAGATGTTATTAATGTAGTGAAACTAATAGAATTACTTAATTCAGAAAATATTAGTGAACTTGCTTTTAGAACAGCAAATGAGGCATATATTGCATTAAAAACGAAAGATTATGATAAGCAAGGCAACGTACCAGCCCATTTGGTTACTAAGTTAAACACTATTGCACAGGATATTATCGATAGTACAACAGCAGCCCTAAATTGGAACAACCTTGCTATTACATTAACGGATGATAATTATGCAACCTATTTACTACAACTTACAACGGACTATGCTGCATTATCTACGTATGGGAAAAGTTTAATTAATTCCAAAGCAAAAGCTAAATATGACTTATATATCGCCAAATCAGCTGCATTAGATGTTGTAGCGGAAATTGAGGCTTTAGGCGAAAGCCCTGATGGAACAGCTACTAATACAGCGCGAGCGCATTTTGAAGCATTATCTGATGAAGGAAAAGTTTTTGTTACGAACATTAGTAAACTAGAATTTGCTGAAGCTAATATTGTAACTAAGGAAATTATGGATGATTTGAATGAGATAATTCCTGCAGCACCAGCACTAACTGACTTTGATTATTTAAGAACAAAATATAATGACTTAACAGAAGGTGCCCAAGAAAAAGTATCTTCAGAAGCTATTAAGCGTTTAGAGCTTTATGAAGCAGCGTATGTAGATAATGAAATCAGTAAATTAACAGAAATTTCTACAATAGCGGCAGTGAACGCAGTTAGAAAACTAGTCGAAGAATTAACAGATGGTGCAAGAGGGGAATTAAAGAATCTCCAAAAATTAGAGCAGATTGAAGCAATAATTGTTAACCCTAATGAAAGAATTGCAGCAAAAGCAGTTGACGAAGAAATCCTTCGTCTTTATGAAAAAATTGAAACTGTAACTCGTGAAGAGTTGGATATTTTATTAGACATGTATGTAGCTATAGGTGTTACAGCTCAAGGGTATGTTAAAGAAAAAGCCAATCTTGCCAAGATTAAAGCAGCTGTCGAAGCACGTGAGGCTGATGCGGAGGCAGAAAAAGAACGTATTGATGCGCTGAAGGAAAAAGCAAAGCCAGTAATTAATCTAATTACAGCACTAAGCGACCACAGCACGAAGGAAAAGCTTGCAGAGGTTCGCGCGGCATATGAGGCACTTGATGCTAATGTGAAGCCGTATGTAACGAATTTAGAAAAGTTAGTGGAGCTAGAGAGAAAAATTACGGAAAAAGAAGCCGAGGAACTAGCAAAAGAACAAGCGCTTGTCGTTGAAAATCAAATCAACGCGCTAAGTGATCGTTCAACATTAGAAGAAGTGAAAAAAGTGAAAGCGGCTTACGATGCGCTTTCTGAGCAAGCAAAAGGGCAGGTTTCAGCAAGTGCGGTAAGTAAATTGACAAGCTTATTAGCAAGCAAAGAAACGGAATACAAAGACACACATGAAAAAGCCCAAGCTGAAGCGAAAGTGGTGTTCGACCGCATCGCCAAAATTAAAACGTCAACATCGACAAAAGAATTACAATCGATTCGCCGTGCATATGAGGCACTAACGGATTTAGCGAAAACGTATGTGACAAATATTGCCCGACTTGCCGAATTTGAAGCGTATCAAAAATACCAAGAAACAGTTGTTGCTGCAGCAAAAAAAGAAGCCGCGGCATTTGATGCGTACATGGTAAATTTAAACCGCAACTCGACAACACAAGAAATCGCAAAAGCACGTGCGTATTATAATATGCTATCTGCAGAAGCAAAAAAGCATGCAACAGCGTATTCCAAACTAGTCCACTTAGAAACAATGTGGTCAGACCCGGATTACATTAACTTATATATCAATTATTATCCATATTACACAGAACAAAAGCCTTCTGGTGGTATTGAAGTAACGCCTCCGAAGTTCGATCCATTGTACATTCCTGATGCGGTCGCGACAGTTGACCTAGATCAAGGCGAGTTGTTGATGGATTACCGTAATGGTGGTTACACAGCGACGGTTTTCGAATCGGATGTAGCCAAATTGGACAAGCAAAAATTAATTTTAACTGCTTCATCAAATATCGAGCTGTCCTTGCCAATAAAAGACTTAAAAGCATTAAAAGAAATGCCAGTAACAGTCGCGACAACACTTAGTTATAAATCGGTTACGATTAGCTTTACAGAAGGCTATGCGCCAAAAACATTCTCTGATTTTGTGGAAATCAAAGTGCCAGTTAGTGAGCTTTCTACTACGGAAAGCGCGATGATTTACCGGAAATTAGCGAACGGTACATTAGAGGCAGTTACTTACCAAATACGCAATGATGCATTTATTATTAAGACGAAAACGGGTGGGACATTTGTAGCGGAAGCAAAATCGACAGCTACAGGTGCATCGGGCTACAACGATACGCGATCAAATGCCAATAGCCAGTATATTAATGAGCTTGCGAAACGTAGTATTGTATCAGGTGCAAGTGGATCAAATTATTACCCCAACCAAAATATTACACGCGGCGATTTTGCCATCATGGTTGCGCGTGCGGCGAATTTAACGTCTACATCGTCATCCAACTTGACGGATGTTCGCAACACAGAGAATGCAAATTTAATTCAAGCACTAGTGGATACAAATATTATGGTAGGCATTAATGATAAACGCTTTAATATGAACGGAACTGTAACACGTGAGCAAGCAGCGGTTGTTTTTGCCCGTCTGTTTAGACATTTAAACATGGACGTCGCACTTATGAAAAATGAGCAACAAGCAAGCTTTACCGATATAAAAAATTTATCGTACGAATCTCGCAATAGTATTGCCCTTATGGAGTTGCTTGATATTTTTGAAGGAAATTCAACAAATACCTTTAACCCAAATGACCAATTAACACGTGCACAAATGGCAAAATTGCTATACAAAGCAATGGAAGTTGCGGAATTAATATAA